Proteins from a single region of Anticarsia gemmatalis isolate Benzon Research Colony breed Stoneville strain chromosome 30, ilAntGemm2 primary, whole genome shotgun sequence:
- the LOC142985515 gene encoding uncharacterized protein LOC142985515: MLVRVLIIIYGIFMTTEADQESKMGLNRHYKMAEEPILQPVTKDLNTNSQNKQPKNGNNKQISENFTKFLKALINILTKYPDADLKHFFIIFNEEARKFDYTGCKFNELSDLTGLAEVMDHRLYRLQDLPPNGIRNFLARVTNRLTESHKDNERNMIRYINFIYSLLPVEKYNIVLGNLDKYRVGAKNNAVLRLIVRKGLRSLVFDYYSVLIDETRLHLKDTLYKYWNNLIVNHKQVKGSNHRQNKQDTDENKNGDSENNTKQLIEKASSNLRENTEEMIKKPSIYAEKNLTDKNVPSLQRAKGNFAHITGMHGRMLERDGNMKTTVIRPGPMFVRDRVTPNVVRIHGNSQNYKNEDNFKKVTLKHSRDIFQTTPVKDISTTEKKLLRELEADENIPNLERHTTSSVEEITTKTNMADEKYIVLNQTMIGITVFNQIQRLVSEIKVLKNQIQNDSEIIRDLEHKLHDMVKQRIDFEKHFNARNLEENNKKTEDFELKQKYGTRELEPKRGDKYYDENEEGQLNKNIRDKKELIIANADKIMKQNDGLKFVDYDLNRNNKKKMAIEPSYHRNRRNPTLEKNSEHDLPSLRGKYRNFEHGGGEFYKKPEPNPGAPDYDYGRNMGTNLDEQQYEMTTPLNIYQDDFLTTANKPPAEPVNRFTNRDMYADDYFETTSFRRSLGKINRNGRRRMGNNENRNVDYNAGVVPTRNENIDNLATPARPLASATNLYDYDQMAEMQPEEEPVDADLANYYNNIKPRYDNDPEQRYVPQNPRRQMNLVPEPPKDGEPL, translated from the exons ATGTTAGTGcgtgttttaataattatttacggAATATTTATGACTACAG AAGCAGATCAAGAATCTAAAATGGGGCTTAACCGTCACTACAAAATGGCCGAAGAACCAATTTTACAACCTGTCACTaaagatttaaatacaaattcacAAAACAAACAGCCTAAAAACGGGAATAATAAACAAATCAGTGAAAACTTTACGAAATTCTTAAaagcattaattaatattttaactaaatatccCGATGcagatttaaaacatttctttataattttcaacGAAGAAGCGAGAAAATTTGATTACACTGGTTGTAAATTCAACGAACTGTCAGATTTGACAGGTCTCGCTGAGGTTATGGACCACAGATTATATCGACTACAAGACCTACCTCCGAACGGTATTAGAAATTTTCTAGCAAGAGTTACAAATAGGTTGACAGAAAGTCACAAAGACAATGAAAGAAATATGATtcgttatattaattttatctacaGTTTGTTGCCAGTTGAAAAATATAACATCGTATTGggtaatttagataaatatcgTGTGGGTGCGAAAAATAATGCTGTATTGAGACTGATTGTACGCAAAGGATTAAGATCATTAGTTTTCGATTACTATTCTGTTTTGATAGATGAAACTAGATTACATTTAAAAGATActctttataaatattggaaTAATTTAATCGTGAATCATAAGCAAGTTAAAGGAAGTAACCAcagacaaaacaaacaagataCAG acgaaaataaaaatggcgattctgaaaataataccaaacaattaattgaaaaaGCAAGCAGTAATTTAAGAGAAAATACTGAAGAAATGATTAAAAAACCAAGCATTTATGCAGAAAAAAATTTGACAGATAAAAATGTTCCCTCTTTACAAAGAGCTAAAGGGAATTTTGCGCATATCACTGGGATGCATGGGAGGATGTTAGAAAGAGATGGCAATATGAAAACGACTGTTATTAGACCAGGACCGATGTTTGTAAGAGACAGAGTGACGCCTAATGTAGTGAGAATTCATGGAAATTCACAGAATTATAa gaatGAAGATAACTTCaaaaaagttactttaaaacattcaaGAGATATTTTCCAAACCACACCAGTTAAAGACATTTCAACTACAGAAAAGAAATTATTGCGGGAATTAGAAGCTGATGAAAATATACCAAATTTAGAAAGACATACAACTTCATCGGTTGAAGAAATAACGACAAAAACCAATATGGCTgacgaaaaatatattgttcttAATCAAACTATGATTGGAATAACAGTATTTAATCAAATACAACGGTTAGTTAGCGAAATTAAGGTTTTGAAAAACCAAATTCAAAATGATTCAGAAATTATAAGAGATTTGGAACATAAACTGCATGATATGGTAAAGCAACGAATTGATTtcgaaaaacattttaatgcgaggaatttagaagaaaataacaaaaaaacggAAGATTTtgagttaaaacaaaaatatggtaCTAGGGAACTAGAACCAAAGAGAGGTGACAAATATTACGATGAAAATGAAGAAGGacagttaaacaaaaatatccgagataaaaaagaattaataaTAGCAAATGCagataaaataatgaaacaaaatgaTGGACTAAAATTCGTTGACTATGATTTaaatcgtaataataaaaagaaaatggcCATAGAACCATCATATCATCGTAATCGGCGTAATCCAACTTTAGAAAAAAATTCAGAGCATGATTTACCTTCATTACGCggaaaatatagaaattttgaACATGGAGGAggagaattttataaaaaacctgAACCCAATCCCGGAGCTCCAGATTATGACTATGGTAGAAATATGGGTACAAATTTAGATGAACAGCAATATGAAATGACAAcaccattaaatatttatcaagacGATTTTTTAACAACAGCCAATAAGCCGCCGGCGGAGCCTGTTAATAGGTTTACGAATAGAGATATGTATGCAGACGATTATTTCGAAACGACAAGTTTTAGACGAAGCTTAGGGAAAATAAATCGCAATGGTAGGCGAAGAATGGGGAATAATGAAAATAGGAACGTTGATTATAACGCCGGTGTCGTTCCTACCAGAAATGAAAATATCGATAATCTGGCAACACCAGCCAGACCGCTCGCAAGCGCAACGAATCTTTACGATTATGACCAAATGGCGGAGATGCAACCAGAAGAGGAGCCAGTAGATGCTGATTTAgcaaattattacaataatataaaacctaGGTATGATAATGACCCTGAGCAGAGATATGTCCCGCAGAATCCAAGACGACAGATGAATTTGGTTCCTGAACCACCTAAAGATGGGGAAcccttataa
- the LOC142985524 gene encoding uncharacterized protein LOC142985524, with the protein MHQIILTSFVFSFLTNLCVSEENTSQQLQQSLNHVNTFLQSVQIKIKRSLNILTDLDNLTYFSDLRPDFFDYPQFDVLKDDVTVHPYQTTNTPSYLPTLNEMSTFSTLATWDIGTNYNYTLPILPTEAANTTPTIVFEGMREGLDEETEENKFDIKKYYPEWWTTENPIKKVRTTHYLNIIRNINKEPKNFINRRRYNDLSFHSHTTHTRLLTKRRNVKMTSTTKRMTNKKLLKRNKFKNRNNIYNRNINKMNSDRKVKANFRRQFDSTDNKKSRKNHSILDLLLKQVQAMKASTEMRNIEDI; encoded by the exons atgcatcaAATTATTCTAACTTCATTCgtgtttagttttttaactaatttatgtGTATCAGAAG AAAACACATCACAACAGCTACAACAATCTCTGAACCACGTCAACACCTTTCTTCAATCtgttcaaatcaaaataaaacgcAGCCTCAACATTCTAACCGATTTAGACAACTTAACTTACTTCAGTGATTTACGCCCAGATTTCTTTGACTACCCTCAATTTGACGTTTTAAAAGACGACGTGACAGTACACCCTTATCAAACGACGAACACTCCATCCTACTTGCCAACGTTAAATGAAATGTCAACTTTTTCTACGCTGGCAACTTGGGATATAGGAacgaattataattatacattgCCAATTTTACCAACTGAAGCGGCCAACACAACGCCGACTATTGTTTTTGAAGGAATGAGAGAAGGTCTCGATGAGGAAACGGAGGAAAATAAATTcgatattaaaaagtattatccTGAATGGTGGACAACCGAAAATCCAATCA aaaaagtACGCACaactcattatttaaatataatccgAAATATTAACAAGGAGCCTAAGAATTTCATAAATAGAAGGAGATACAACGATCTCTCTTTTCACTCACACACGACACATACACGACTTTTGACAAAACGAAGAAATGTCAAAATGACAAGCACTACTAAAAGAATGACAAATAAAAAGCtactaaaaagaaacaaatttaagaatagaaataacatttataacagaaatattaataaaatgaattcgGACAGAAAAGTCAAAGCCAATTTTCGTAGACAATTTGACAgcacagataataaaaaatctagaaaGAATCATAGTATATTAgatcttttattaaaacaagttCAAGCAATGAAAGCGTCCACAGAAATGAGAAATATTGAAGACAtttga